The DNA window CACTCCCCCGCGCGAACCTCCGTACGAGACCCGCGCCTTGCGATCGATACTAACCGCACCCACTGACAGCCGGACGGGACAGGACCTCGCGGTCAGGGCCCCGGGATCAGGACCTCAGAGTCCCCCACACCACCAGCCGGTACTTGGAGCTGTACTCGGGCGTGCAGGTGGTGAGCGTGATGTACGCACCGGGTTCGCCGTACCCGTACTCCGGTTTCACCAGGCTCCGCGGCACGGGCGCGATCACCCCGACGTCCCGCTCGGTCGTCTCACCGAGCACTTTCCCCACGACGTACGTGTACCGCCGCCCCCGCACCTCGACGATCAGCTCGTCCCCGGCCCGCAGCCGGTTGATGTAGCGGAACGGCTCCCCGTGCGTATTGCGGTGCCCGGCCAGCGCGAAGTTCCCCCGCTCCCCGGGCCCGGCGGTCCCCGGGTACTGCCCGGCGTACCCCTTGTCGAGCACGGCCCGCTTGTCGATCCCCCGCGCGACGGGCACGGTCAGGCCGAGGCGGGGGATCCGCAGCACGGCGTACGCCTGATCCCGGGCGGGCGGCCGGGCGGCCGGAGCACGAGCCGGCGCGCCGGCCGACGGCTCCGGCGACGACGACGGCGCCCCGGTTCCGCTCTCCGCTTCACCGGCAGGAGCGGGAGCGACGGACTGGACGGGCTCCTCCACAGGACCGTCCGGCTCACGGGCCCAGCCGCTCTCCAGGGCCCTGACCTGCTCCTGCGCGGCGGCGACGGCCTGCCGGTTGGTCCACCACACCTGGTGCACCACCAGCAACAGGACCACCACCCCCACGGTGACGGTCAGCTCGGCGGCCGCCCACAGCGCCCCCGCCAGACCGGCCCGGCGCGCCCGCCGGCCGTTCCCCTGAACCACCACAGGTATGTGATCCCGCACGGGCGGCACCCTAAGTCCTCCCCCGTCAACTGACCAGCGGCAGTACGGTGTGATCCATGCGCCCTGACACGCCTGCCGAGCACATCGCCGAAGCCGAGCGCCTCATCCGCACGGCGACCCGCTATCCCGAGGACCAGGAGCCGCTGCTCCTCCAGGCCGCTGCCCACCTCGAGTTGGCAGACGCCCGGGACCGCGCCAGCGCGCTGTACGACCAGCTCCTCTCCGCCTCACCGGCCGACCCCCAGCTGATCAAGGCCCTGCAGGCGGCGAACCTCTGGGAGTACGGCCACGAAGCGGAGGCCCGCGCCCTGATCTCGGGCATCCGCACGGCCTCCCCCAAGGACCCGGCGCCCTGGGAGGTCATCGCGGAAGCCCTCGAGGCCCACGACGAGCTGGAGGCCGCGCACGACTGCTTCACCGAGGCGGCGACCCTCCTGATCGCGGAGGACGACCCGCTCACCCCGGCCACCACCGCCCTCCTGACGGGCCGCCACCGCGTGCGCCGCCTGCTCGGACTGCCGCACGACGACTGGGACATGGTCGCCGACACCCGCCACATCGGCCCGATCCCGCTCGACGAACTCCACGACCCGAAGCGCATCTGGGCCCTCGGCTCCGACGACCCGGCCGAACTCCGCGCCGAGATCGCGCGCCTGCGAGCCGAACTGGGCGACCGCCGCGCCGCGCTCTCCCGCCCCTTCCCGGTGGCGATCCTGCACTGGCCGACCCGCGAACTGGCGGAACTCCTCACCTCGTACCCCACGCTCGCCGCCGAGTACCCCTCGCACGAGGCCCACCTGCGGGAGATCGAGACCTCCCTCCGCGCCCTCGCCGCCTCGGGCACGACGAACCTCGGCATCGTCACGGCGAGCGTCCCGTCGTACGAAGCCTTCGCCGCGTCGGAACGAACTTCCCCGGCCTCCCCCTCCCTCCTGGCCGAATACGCCACAACCCTGGCAGCCCGCGGCAAGGCCACCCCTTGGCCCCCCACCCCG is part of the Streptomyces subrutilus genome and encodes:
- a CDS encoding SEC-C domain-containing protein, with the translated sequence MRPDTPAEHIAEAERLIRTATRYPEDQEPLLLQAAAHLELADARDRASALYDQLLSASPADPQLIKALQAANLWEYGHEAEARALISGIRTASPKDPAPWEVIAEALEAHDELEAAHDCFTEAATLLIAEDDPLTPATTALLTGRHRVRRLLGLPHDDWDMVADTRHIGPIPLDELHDPKRIWALGSDDPAELRAEIARLRAELGDRRAALSRPFPVAILHWPTRELAELLTSYPTLAAEYPSHEAHLREIETSLRALAASGTTNLGIVTASVPSYEAFAASERTSPASPSLLAEYATTLAARGKATPWPPTPTNPCWCTSGKPYAECHGR
- a CDS encoding class E sortase → MVQGNGRRARRAGLAGALWAAAELTVTVGVVVLLLVVHQVWWTNRQAVAAAQEQVRALESGWAREPDGPVEEPVQSVAPAPAGEAESGTGAPSSSPEPSAGAPARAPAARPPARDQAYAVLRIPRLGLTVPVARGIDKRAVLDKGYAGQYPGTAGPGERGNFALAGHRNTHGEPFRYINRLRAGDELIVEVRGRRYTYVVGKVLGETTERDVGVIAPVPRSLVKPEYGYGEPGAYITLTTCTPEYSSKYRLVVWGTLRS